A window of the Marinifilum sp. JC120 genome harbors these coding sequences:
- a CDS encoding amino acid ABC transporter substrate-binding protein has product MKRVLVILMVAMMLAFATTAMAGDGSLERVQKAGKLVIGLDDTFAPMGFRQDDGKLVGFDVDAAEAVGKRLGFKIVWQPTAWSGVIHSLNAKKFDCIWNGMTITPERQKAVSFSKPYIMDGQIAVIAMGNKSIKAHKDLGGKVVGVQKGSPALEAAKSLKPAPKEIREYDTNVKALLDLESGRLDGVVVDNIAGRYSMAQRPGKYVALPGYITSEAFGIAFRQGEDSLRAAVQKTIDAMIADGSMGKISRKWFGEDVTNPAKW; this is encoded by the coding sequence ATGAAAAGGGTATTAGTAATTCTCATGGTTGCAATGATGCTGGCATTCGCAACCACCGCAATGGCTGGCGACGGTTCCCTCGAAAGAGTACAGAAAGCAGGTAAACTTGTTATCGGTCTTGATGACACTTTCGCTCCCATGGGCTTCCGTCAGGACGATGGTAAACTCGTCGGTTTTGACGTGGACGCAGCTGAAGCAGTCGGTAAACGTCTTGGTTTCAAAATTGTATGGCAGCCCACCGCATGGTCCGGTGTTATCCACTCCCTGAACGCCAAGAAATTTGACTGTATCTGGAACGGCATGACCATCACCCCCGAACGCCAGAAAGCAGTTTCTTTTTCCAAGCCTTACATCATGGATGGTCAGATCGCTGTTATTGCCATGGGCAACAAGTCCATTAAGGCTCACAAAGATCTCGGCGGCAAAGTTGTTGGCGTACAGAAAGGTTCCCCCGCTCTTGAGGCTGCAAAATCCCTCAAGCCCGCACCTAAGGAAATCCGCGAGTACGACACTAACGTTAAAGCTCTGCTCGACCTCGAATCCGGTCGTCTGGACGGCGTTGTTGTAGATAACATCGCAGGCCGTTACTCCATGGCCCAGCGTCCCGGTAAATACGTAGCACTTCCCGGTTACATCACCAGCGAAGCTTTCGGTATCGCTTTCCGTCAGGGCGAAGATTCCCTGCGCGCAGCTGTACAGAAAACCATCGACGCTATGATCGCTGACGGCTCCATGGGTAAAATCTCCCGCAAATGGTTCGGTGAAGATGTCACCAACCCCGCTAAATGGTAA